The nucleotide window TAAAATTTTTATAAGCATTATAAATCTACCTTCCTTACCTTTGCTAAGTGTCACAAACATTTCGCTGGTCAATCTCTTTTTTTCCTTATACACTCTACATGGATACATGACTTTTCAACTATCAATGGAACAATCGAGGTGCATGAAAGTGAAACAAACTGTGATACAAACTATTGCAGTAACTTTTTTTTCTATCGTTATGGCTTACGCACTCAATACCTTTCTTATTCCGCATCAAGTATTAACCGGAGGAATTGCCGGGGTAGCGATCATCTTACATAATTATTTACCTATAAATACCGGTTGGATCATCCTTGCTATTAATCTTCCATTATTTATCGTGGGTTATTATTATTTAGGGAAAAAATTTATGTTTTTAACCGTTTATTCTGTGATCCTCCTCTCCATTTCAATGAAGATTATTCCTGTCAACGCCTTTAACGATGACATTTTGCTATCAAGTGTGTTTGGCGGTGTCCTATTCGGATTGAGTGTTGGGGCAAATATCCGTGTGGGTGCATCAGCCGGAGGAGTGGATATTATTAGTTTAATTTTAGCCAAGAAAAAGGATATGTCTGTTGGCTTTATAATCACTTGCTTAAATTATTCAATTGTCCTAGTTTCCGCTCTTGTATTTGGGGTTGATAAGACACTTTATACTCTTTTTGCGATATTTGCTTCCGGAAAGGCCGTTGATACGGTTCATACGAACCACATGAAGTTAACAGTAACCATCGTGACAGAAAAATGGAGGGAAGTAAGTGAAGCCTTACTTCAATTGCATCCGCGTGGAATTACGATGACCGATGCCGAGGGGGTTTATTCCCATCACCCCAAAAAAGTTTTAACAACCGTTATAACAAAATATGAATTAGCGGAAACGAAAGAAACGATTAAGAAACATGACTCCGCGGCATTTGTCCATATTACAAGGGCAATAGAAGTGATGGGTAAATTTCGGAGAGATTAAAAGGTTTAGAACATTTTTTTCTAGGAAAAGCTACTGTAGTAAAACATTTTTGAAAGGAGTTGCTGCTACAGTGAGCATGTATTCACGGAAAAAAGAAGAGGATGATTTTGTTACTCCTTTGGAACAAGAGCAGGTAGATAATTCTAGTCAAAATGACAAAATAGCAGAGTTCGATGAATATGGGACTGCCCTAAACGATATTTAATAACCAAAAAAACAGATTGCCATATGAGAATCCCCTCAAATGGCAATCTGTTTTTTTTACCGTTTGATTGCTTTTAAAACAACAGCCTCTCCTTGAAAAGAATTCACTTGATCCGCCTCGAAAACAACTCTAAATTTATTTTTGATTTTCTCAGATGCACCTTTCATATATTCCGCTAATTTTTCCTTTTCGTCTTGTGATAGATTCATCCGATTACACCATGGATCAAAATGGAAGGTCTTTTCGAAACGATGCCATTCAAAAATTTCAAAACCGGCTAGTTCTAGCATGCGAAGCCACTCACTTTTCTTCCAGGCGCGGAAATGACTATAATCCCGCCATTTTTCGATTGTATTATAAAATTGATCGAAATGATCTTCTTCTGGAACGACATTATCGTCGAGTAAAAATTGACCATCGGGTTTAAGAACACGATGTACTTCTTCAATGAACCTTTCTACATTAGGAAAATGATGCGGGGCAATCCTGCAGGTTACCATATCAAATGCTTCATTAGAAAATGGGAGATTCTCCGCATCACCATGAACAAACTCAACATTTTGATGCCCGTTCCCTTTAATAAACTTTTCCGCAACAGCTAAAATTTCAGGTGTTAAATCAACAGCGGTTACCTTTTTTACATACGGTGCAAAGGCATTTGCAGTATGACCGCCACCGGTTGCAATATCCAGCAGCTTTTCTTCCCCATTAATCGAGGCCATTTCCAAGAGCTTCCCCAAGTCTTTTCCATCTTTATGAATGGTACTGGTTACATATGAATCAGCACTTTTTCCGAATTGCTTTTGTACATTCTTTTTAAAATCCATGTTTCATCCCCCCGAAATTCCTTTATACCATCATTGTATTGCACTATGGTTATAAAGAAAATGACAGGTAATTTATGAATTTCAATAAGAAAAAGTTATTGAGTCAGTTTATTTAACTTCAAGCACGATCGGGCAATGGTCACTGCCCATTACATTGCAATGAATATCAGCAGATAGTAGGTTCTCACGTAATGCTTCAGACACGATAAAATAATCAATCCGCCAGCCGATATTCCGTTCACGGACCTTCATCATATAAGACCACCATGTATAGGCACCCTCTTGATTTGGATATAAGTGGCGATAGCTATCCACAAATCCCGCTGAAAGTAAGTCTGTCATCTTTCCCCGTTCCTCATCTGTAAATCCAGAGTTCCCCACATTGGTTTTTGCATTCCTTAGGTCTATCTCTTGATGGGCAACATTTAAATCCCCGCAAAAAATGACAGGCTTTAGTTTATCTAATTCCTGCAAGTGTTCCAGAATTCGATTCTCCCATTCAAGTCGATAACCGATTCTAGCTAAATCTCTTTGTGAATTAGGGGTATAGACATTCACCAAAAAAAACTGGTCATACTCTAAGGTAAGAATTCGGCCTTCCTCTTCACTCTCATCGGTTCCTAGCCCATATCGAACAGAAAGCGGCTCCTTCTTGGTAAATACAGCCGTACCGGAGTAGCCCTTCTTTATCGCATAGTTCCAGTATTGGTGATATCCATCAAGCTCAAGACTAATTTGACCCTCTTGCAATTTTGTTTCCTGCACACAGAAGATATCTGCGTCAACATCCTGAAAATAATCTAAGAATCCTTTTTTCACACAAGCCCTAAGGCCATTTACATTCCAAGAAACTAGTTTCATTTTACTGCCTTCCCCCTTGCTCGTTACTATTTTTATATGTATGGATAGGAGACATTTTACCAGTTTGGAACTATAAGGGGAAGTAATCCGTTTAAATCATAAAAAAAGACAGCCTTAACTGCCTTTTTCTCATGGAACCAGTTGTTTTCAATCAATTTTTCAGCAAATAGCTTTGAAACCGGGACAATTTTAATCTTTCGTTTTTGAAATTCATCCATTGATTGAAAAATGCCTACCGAACAAACCTTTCCAGTTACTCCTACATGACCAATGGCAATTCCTTGACCCATAAATTCTGCTATCCTTGCTAGTCTGGACATTTGTTTTCTGGTATATGCTGAGGAAGCGATGTCGACTAAAAATACATCTCTTTTTAACAATGGGACTCCCATTTCCAATGCTAATTCAGGGAATTTACTTTCCGGACTTGTCCCACTATCAACGATATAAAGTCCCCTTTCCTTAGCCACCTCTACGATCACCCTGACGATTTTTTCATCATCAACTGCACGTGAGCCCATGTGATTATTAAGACCAACAGCATAGGGAACACTTTTAATTGCCTCTTCTACTCGTTTCCTTACTTCTTTTGGAGGGAGATCAACAGTTATCGGCTTGGGCCCAAGCCATGACTTTTTGCCTTTTTTCGGTTCCATTGGTAAATGTATCATGACTTCGAAACCATTTTGATGTGCCCATTCAGCATGTGCTTTGGAATTCTGCGTAAAAGGCATAACTGCGGCTGTGATCGGAATATTTCCTTCTAAAAAATCCCGCACTCCTCCAGTACCGCCGCCAAAATCATCGATGATAATAGCGGCCTTCAGTTCTTTGGTTTCCTTTTTATCCTCCGCGGCATTTGTTTGGAGTGGTAAAAATAAAAATGTGGAAAGTACTAGGGCAAACTTTTTCATATTTACCTCCAATAGTAAAGTGTGAAATTAACTTGCCCGTATTCATTTAGTTTGATTCTACACAAAGGGAGAGCTATTCATTAGCTCTCCCTGATTTTACTATTCTTCGTCAAATACCTTAACTTCGACCATTTTGTCGCCATTTCTCATTGCTTTTGCTGCTTCAAGTCCGGAAGTAACCTGACCAAAGACGGTATGAACACCGTTTAGGTGCGGCTGTGATTCGTGCACGATAAAGAACTGGCTTCCACCTGTGTCTTTACCCGCATGTGCCATTGATAATGCACCAGGGATATGTTTGTGTGGGTTCCCTTCCGTCTCACATTTGATTGTGTACCCAGGTCCACCAGTTCCACGGCCTTCAGGGCAGCCCCCTTGGCTTACAAAACCAGGAATAACACGGTGGAAGGTTAATCCATCGTAGAAACCTTTTTTAATCAATGTTTCAAAATTCTCTACAGTTCCCGGTGCTTCATTTGGAAATAAATCAAACTCAATTTTCTCGCCGTTCTCCATTAATATGTATCCTTTTTTGGTCACTTGAAAACACTCCTTTATGTAAAAATCATTTTTATCATACACTTTTCTCTAAAGAAAAGAAAGTTTAGACACCTCAAAAACTTCCTTTAACGAATCATATTCCCCGTATCATTGTGATATAATAGAGATACCCCTTCCGCACATTCGCTTGTTGCGGGACACTTAACCACTGTACGGACGGAAGGGGTCCTCTGGTGTCACTTTTGTGGCATCACGGAAGCCGGGGCAATTGCCCCGGCTTTTTGGTTTAACTATTTTGCTTCCCCCCCTGTCAAAAAACAGTGTAATAATGGTTAAGAACAGCAAATACCCAAAAAATGTATACATATGATGCCAGCTATCAGCATGGACAAACAACCCCAATACTTCTGATAATTTTTCAAAAATCGGCATCAACAAGCTGGCAAAAAGAATGATTCCCCCTTCCCCCATTTATTTACCTGCGAAATAGCGCGTAAAAAGACCAGCACGAGTATCGGAAGGCCTATTAAGGTAAACGAAATATTAATCGAGAATATCTCAGGAAATGGCCTCTTCGGGAACTGGTAGAGTTCTTTACCGACAAAGTATAGATCTAAATAGGTTCCAAGCAAGGAAGCAAGCACGATACTTGCAAGATACTTAAAAGGTAATCGCTTTTTTTGCCAGGGTTGCAAGCTCGAGCCGTTCAAGTGTTTTACAGTATTCATATTTTATCTCCCCATCAATCATTTCATCTTCTTCTGTTAAATAATCGACAACTTGCCAATCTTCAAACCAATCCCCTTTTTCCGCTACATCCTGGCTGACATTTTTCCAGGCATTTTCGAGGGTTGGACTATAAATCTTTCGTGCTCCTTTCCTAAGCTGGCAGGTTTTTAAGCGAAGCTGATAGGGAAAGCCAGGCATTCCTTCATTAACACTATTGAAGATATTCGGCCAGTAATCCTTTCTCGACCCCGTATGCGGCGTGCTTTTCGCCCACTCAAGCACCTGTTTGTGTATTTCCTTGTTTTTAAAAAGAATCGTATACAGTCGTTTTCCCAGTAAAATCCGCTCATGGAGTGATTCAAACTGGTGGAGTGTTTGTCCGCTAAGCTGGTTTTTCCCATATGGAAAAAGGATATGGTTAAAAGAAAGCCAGTCTTGGAGCATAAACTCAAATTTGTTTATGACCTCTTTTTGGTACTGTGGATTTTGTACTACTCGATTTTCGAGGTAGCTCTGTTCATTGATGACCATCGCAATGGTATGGATATAAGTGTCTTGATTTTGCCAAAACTGCTGCCAAATCGTTTCCATAAAGGTTGAAATATTTAAAGCAGTAAATAAGTGAAACAGTGGTTTTCGTTGCCGGATACTTTCCTCATAAAGCAAAAATTGCGGATAAACGTCTTGAAAAATAAGCCAGTTGCCACGCTCCAAAAAATGAAAAAATAAATTCCGATCTTTTTTTGTCATTAGTCTTGTAAGAAATTCGCCCTTTAAATCAGTCATATTCCAGCCGCCGTTTCTTGATACCATATGCCCGAGAAAGGCCCATTGAATTTCCGAATGATGGAGGTAAAAGTCAAGATATGCCTTAGTTCTTGTTACATTGTTAAGATTATGTTCCCTTGTTTTGCTTCTAACCCTCTCAAGCAGCATTTCTTCACCTTTTGTTAATTGGATGGCTGATGGAGACTTTTTACTTTTTTTCTTTAGTTCTTCCGTTATACTTTGGAGTGGCGTTTTCACTCGATTTCGCATAAAAAAAATGGCACATTACCTCCCTTATGAATTCTCCTGCCCTAATGAGAATATGTATAGATGAGAATAGTTTATGGGAGAGGAATGAATGTGAATATGACTGCTGTGAAGGCTGGCATCGATTGGATCATAGGAATGCTTCGAAAAGATCAATCTCCCGACGGCTCATGGGACTATCCATTTGAAACAGGAATATCCACAGATGCTTATATGATCATTTTATTACGGACATTGGAAATAAATGATGAGGAATTAATTCAAGGACTGACGAAGAGGATTTTAAGCAGACAAGGGCAAAATGGTGCTTGGAAACTTTTTTATGATGAGGGCACCGGGAACCTGGCGGCAACAGTTGAGGCCTATTATGCGTTGTTATATTCGGGTTACTATCAGAAAGAAGATACCCCCATGCGGGCTGCAAAAAAATTTATCTTAGCAAATGGCGGTTTAGAGGAAGTTGGCATGTATACAAAGGTGATGCTTTCTTTAACCGGACAGTATAAATGGCCCTCTACTTCTCCGCTGCCTATTGAAGTGGTTCTCCTGCCATTACATTTTCCAATAAACTTTTATTCATTTTCAGTATTTGGCAGGGCCAATCTTGCCCCCATTATGATCATTGCCGATAAAAAATTTACGATGAAAACGGATCGCAGTCCGGACCTGTCACATTTACACTTACATCGGAATGATGTTGATCAATGGTCACGT belongs to Neobacillus sp. OS1-2 and includes:
- a CDS encoding YitT family protein; translation: MKQTVIQTIAVTFFSIVMAYALNTFLIPHQVLTGGIAGVAIILHNYLPINTGWIILAINLPLFIVGYYYLGKKFMFLTVYSVILLSISMKIIPVNAFNDDILLSSVFGGVLFGLSVGANIRVGASAGGVDIISLILAKKKDMSVGFIITCLNYSIVLVSALVFGVDKTLYTLFAIFASGKAVDTVHTNHMKLTVTIVTEKWREVSEALLQLHPRGITMTDAEGVYSHHPKKVLTTVITKYELAETKETIKKHDSAAFVHITRAIEVMGKFRRD
- a CDS encoding methyltransferase domain-containing protein; this encodes MDFKKNVQKQFGKSADSYVTSTIHKDGKDLGKLLEMASINGEEKLLDIATGGGHTANAFAPYVKKVTAVDLTPEILAVAEKFIKGNGHQNVEFVHGDAENLPFSNEAFDMVTCRIAPHHFPNVERFIEEVHRVLKPDGQFLLDDNVVPEEDHFDQFYNTIEKWRDYSHFRAWKKSEWLRMLELAGFEIFEWHRFEKTFHFDPWCNRMNLSQDEKEKLAEYMKGASEKIKNKFRVVFEADQVNSFQGEAVVLKAIKR
- a CDS encoding exodeoxyribonuclease III yields the protein MKLVSWNVNGLRACVKKGFLDYFQDVDADIFCVQETKLQEGQISLELDGYHQYWNYAIKKGYSGTAVFTKKEPLSVRYGLGTDESEEEGRILTLEYDQFFLVNVYTPNSQRDLARIGYRLEWENRILEHLQELDKLKPVIFCGDLNVAHQEIDLRNAKTNVGNSGFTDEERGKMTDLLSAGFVDSYRHLYPNQEGAYTWWSYMMKVRERNIGWRIDYFIVSEALRENLLSADIHCNVMGSDHCPIVLEVK
- a CDS encoding divergent polysaccharide deacetylase family protein — encoded protein: MKKFALVLSTFLFLPLQTNAAEDKKETKELKAAIIIDDFGGGTGGVRDFLEGNIPITAAVMPFTQNSKAHAEWAHQNGFEVMIHLPMEPKKGKKSWLGPKPITVDLPPKEVRKRVEEAIKSVPYAVGLNNHMGSRAVDDEKIVRVIVEVAKERGLYIVDSGTSPESKFPELALEMGVPLLKRDVFLVDIASSAYTRKQMSRLARIAEFMGQGIAIGHVGVTGKVCSVGIFQSMDEFQKRKIKIVPVSKLFAEKLIENNWFHEKKAVKAVFFYDLNGLLPLIVPNW
- a CDS encoding peptidylprolyl isomerase encodes the protein MTKKGYILMENGEKIEFDLFPNEAPGTVENFETLIKKGFYDGLTFHRVIPGFVSQGGCPEGRGTGGPGYTIKCETEGNPHKHIPGALSMAHAGKDTGGSQFFIVHESQPHLNGVHTVFGQVTSGLEAAKAMRNGDKMVEVKVFDEE
- a CDS encoding CBO0543 family protein; this encodes MNTVKHLNGSSLQPWQKKRLPFKYLASIVLASLLGTYLDLYFVGKELYQFPKRPFPEIFSINISFTLIGLPILVLVFLRAISQVNKWGKGESFFLPAC
- a CDS encoding DUF2515 family protein, coding for MRNRVKTPLQSITEELKKKSKKSPSAIQLTKGEEMLLERVRSKTREHNLNNVTRTKAYLDFYLHHSEIQWAFLGHMVSRNGGWNMTDLKGEFLTRLMTKKDRNLFFHFLERGNWLIFQDVYPQFLLYEESIRQRKPLFHLFTALNISTFMETIWQQFWQNQDTYIHTIAMVINEQSYLENRVVQNPQYQKEVINKFEFMLQDWLSFNHILFPYGKNQLSGQTLHQFESLHERILLGKRLYTILFKNKEIHKQVLEWAKSTPHTGSRKDYWPNIFNSVNEGMPGFPYQLRLKTCQLRKGARKIYSPTLENAWKNVSQDVAEKGDWFEDWQVVDYLTEEDEMIDGEIKYEYCKTLERLELATLAKKAITF